One region of Cucurbita pepo subsp. pepo cultivar mu-cu-16 chromosome LG03, ASM280686v2, whole genome shotgun sequence genomic DNA includes:
- the LOC111791453 gene encoding palmitoyl-monogalactosyldiacylglycerol delta-7 desaturase, chloroplastic-like → MDAPTQPKRMVEPPLSLGKRKGTKIDKKLALLIFILHLLCVFAPFQINKAAVSICIILYIITGLFGVTISYHRNLSHKSFKLPKWLEYLFAYCGVHAFQGNPIAWVNTHRYHHQFVDTEKDPHSPINGFWFSHLIWYLQEIDESASKMIERDLEKQTFYRFLRKTYIYHPIALAVILYSIGGAPFFIWGTCVRMVINLHAISSANSICHMWGKRPWKTNNLSTNNWVVNLLLFGEGWHSNHHAFEYSARLGIEWWQFDPGWYVIVFLQAIGVATHVKLPSQTHMQKLAKD, encoded by the exons ATGGATGCACCAACACAACCAAAGAGAATGGTAGAACCTCCATTGTCATTGGGGAAGAGAAAAGGAACCAAGATAGACAAAAAATTGGCTCTTCTTATATTCATTTTGCATTTACTTTGTGTTTTCGCaccatttcaaattaataaggCTGCCGTTTCGATTTGTATTATCCTATATATTATTACAGGTCTCTTCGGTGTCACTATTTCGTATCATCGAAATCTTTCACATAAGAGTTTCAAACTTCCTAAATGGCTTGAATACTTGTTTGCTTATTGTGGAGTTCATGCCTTTCAG ggCAATCCAATCGCTTGGGTGAACACGCATAGATATCATCATCAATTCGTTGATACTGAAAAAGACCCACATAGTCCAATTAATGGGTTTTGGTTCAGCCATCTTATTTGGTACCTTcaagagattgatgaaagtgCAAGTAAAATGATTGAAAGGGATCTGGAGAAGCAAACATTCTATAGGTTTCTTCGCAAAACATACATATATCATCCAATTGCTCTTGCGGTCATACTTTATAGCATTGGAGGCGCTCCTTTCTTCATTTGGGGAACG TGTGTGAGAATGGTAATAAATTTACATGCAATTTCTTCGGCAAATTCAATATGTCACATGTGGGGAAAACGACCGtggaaaacaaataatttatccaCAAACAATTG GGTGGTGAATTTGCTTCTATTTGGAGAAGGTTGGCACAGTAATCACCATGCTTTTGAGTATTCAGCTAGGTTGGGCATTGAATGGTGGCAATTTGACCCTGGTTGGTATGTTATTGTGTTTCTTCAAGCCATTGGAGTGGCTACTCATGTCAAATTGCCATCTCAAACCCATATGCAAAAATTGGCCAAAGATTAA
- the LOC111791262 gene encoding palmitoyl-monogalactosyldiacylglycerol delta-7 desaturase, chloroplastic-like: protein MEATRKEVEDKYDKKKPFSMVNPKRPFLNRKWTTLDRRNAAGILFLHVLGLFAPFHYNWPAFWVAFTLYFTTGVLGITLSYHRNLAHRSFKLPKWLEYSFAYLGVQAFQGDPIDWVSTHRYHHQFVDTERDPHSPLEGFWFSHVTWMFDSYGLTNKIYPKYVEDFEERDAKRTLSRNWFVGFLKYGRPKNVEDLQKQGFYRFLRKTYLLHPIALAMVLYGFGGLPFVVWGMGVRLICVLHAAFFVNSACHIWGYRKWNTNDLSKNNWVIGLVSCGEGWHNNHHAFEYSARHGIQWWEFDFTWWVILLLQALGLATDVKLPSQRHMQKLAIQDKITSP, encoded by the exons ATGGAAGCAACAAGGAAAGAGGTGGAAGATAAATATGATAAGAAGAAGCCATTTTCAATGGTGAACCCTAAACGCCCATTTCTAAACAGAAAATGGACAACTTTAGACCGACGTAATGCTGCTGGAATTTTGTTCTTGCATGTTCTTGGTCTCTTCGCCCCATTTCACTACAATTGGCCAGCCTTTTGGGTTGCCTTTACTCTATATTTTACTACAGGCGTGCTTGGGATAACGCTCTCATATCATAGAAATCTCGCTCATAGAAGTTTTAAACTTCCCAAATGGCTCGAGTACTCGTTTGCTTATCTTGGAGTGCAAGCCTTTCAG GGAGATCCAATTGATTGGGTTAGTACGCATAGATATCACCATCAGTTTGTTGATACAGAACGAGATCCACATAGTCCTTTAGAAGGGTTTTGGTTTAGTCACGTAACTTGGATGTTTGACTCGTATGGTTTGACTAATAAGATTTACCCAAAATACGTCGAAGATTTTGAGGAACGAGATGCTAAGAGAACGCTTTCTCGCAATTGGTTCGTGGGGTTTCTAAAGTATGGAAGACCAAAGAATGTAGAGGATTTGCAAAAACAAGGTTTTTATAGGTTTCTACGAAAAACATACCTTCTTCATCCTATAGCTCTTGCAATGGTCCTGTATGGATTTGGAGGACTTCCATTTGTTGTTTGGGGAATG GGAGTGAGGCTTATTTGTGTGCTGCACGCTGCTTTCTTCGTAAACTCAGCATGCCACATCTGGGGCTATCGGAAATGGAACACCAATGATTTGTCAAAGAACAATTG GGTGATTGGGTTGGTGTCGTGTGGGGAAGGTTGGCATAATAACCACCATGCTTTTGAATACTCAGCTCGACATGGGATTCAATGGTGGGAATTTGACTTCACGTGGTGGGTCATATTATTACTTCAAGCTCTTGGTTTGGCAACTGATGTGAAATTACCCTCTCAACGTCATATGCAAAAGTTGGCCATCCAAGACAAAATCACTTCACCCTGA